Genomic segment of Glutamicibacter sp. JL.03c:
CATCGCCCCGACCTGGGCGGCCGGCAGCCAGTTGCCGGCCACGTCCACCGGCGCGGCGTCGGGGCTGAAGCCGCCGATGATCAGCGGGTTCAGGATGACGATGTAGGCCATCGTGAAGAAGGTGACCAGCCCGCCGCGTACTTCGCGGCCCAGGGTGGATCCGCGTTGGCTGATGCTGAACAGCGAGTCCAGCAGTTTCCCGGCTCCGCCCGGTTGCGGCGCGGAGTTGGCAACGTCGTGCTTTTCGCTGAGCGTTGTCATGGCCGGCGCCTAGTAATCGGTGCGGGATTCCAGCGAGTCCCAAGCCTCGAATGGCCTGAGGTGTGCAACGGCGGCATCTTCGAAATGCCGCACCGGCATCAGGGCGTGGTCCGAGCCTGCCTCGAAGTATTCGTAGAACACCGCGTCGTCAAAGCCTGCCTTGGCGGCATCGTGGCGGTCGGCGGCGAAGTAGACCTTGGAGATGCGGGCCCAGAGCGAGGTGGCCAGGCACATCGGGCATGGTTCGCAACTGGTGTAGAGAACGCAGCCGCTCAGATCGAAGTTCTCCAGCGCGGCGGCAGCGGCGCGGATGGCGACCACTTCTGCGTGGGCCGAGGGGTCATGGCTGGCAGTGACCCGGTTGACTCCCTCGAAAACCTGTCCATCGGGGGTGACGACCACGGCGCCAAAGGGGCCCCCGGCATTCTGGACGTTCTGGGTGGCAAGGTTGATGGCCATCGAAAGATAGTCTTGGCCAGTGGTGTTAACGCTCATCGCGTGTCTCCTCATGCTGTAGACAAGCACGAGGCATCATCCGGTGACCCGTGGTGATCCGGCCGTACTTGTCTGCTGAATTTATCAGTTGCACGCCCGGTAGATAGCGACCCTGTCAGGGTGCCCGCCATAGACACGTATGAGAGTATCAGCGTGATCTGGGTCTCGCAATGTTTTTTGAGATTGTTTTTTCACATTATGAATAATTGGCGATTTTCCGCGTTTCCATCGCATTACAAATCTCTATCGGCCCCAAAAGCGCACCCGTGAGTTTAAATTCCCCTCGGTGCAACAACCATTGCACGTTCGTGAAATACCGCTTTGCCATGCTCTAAGCATCAGTTACCTGCGAAGGGAAAGAATGCCGTGAGCTCACAAGTAGACCCGGGAACGCAACTGCGCACCGACACCGCACCATCCCTGGATATCCGCCCCGGACGATGGATCAACAACTGGACCCCCGAAGACCCTGCCTTCTGGAACAGCATCGGCCAAAGCACCGCCGGCCGCAACCTGAAGTGGTCGATCTTCGCCGAATTCCTCGGCTTCAGCGTCTGGCAGCTCTTTGCCATCGTGGTCGTCTACCTGCCCACCGCCGGCTTCGAATACAGCACCTCCCAGCTGTTCTGGCTGATCTCCATGCCAAGCCTGGTGGGCGCCACGCTGCGCATCCCCTACACCTTCATGGTCGCCCGTTTCGGCGGACGCAACTGGACCATCGTCTCCGCCCTGCTGCTGCTGATCCCGGCGGTCGGACTGAGCTTCGCCCTGGCCAACACCAGCACCTCCTTCGGCGTGATGCTGCTGCTGGCAGCGCTGACCGGCTTCGGCGGCGGAAACTTCGCCTCCTCGATGG
This window contains:
- a CDS encoding nucleoside deaminase; protein product: MSVNTTGQDYLSMAINLATQNVQNAGGPFGAVVVTPDGQVFEGVNRVTASHDPSAHAEVVAIRAAAAALENFDLSGCVLYTSCEPCPMCLATSLWARISKVYFAADRHDAAKAGFDDAVFYEYFEAGSDHALMPVRHFEDAAVAHLRPFEAWDSLESRTDY